CAACGTGTACTCATTCAACAACATCCTATAGTGTTCTTCACAGCAAAGCAATCATCCAACCTCATCCTATAGTGTTCTTCACAGCAAAGCAGTGAGGCAACCTCATCCTATAGTGTTCTTCACAGCAAAGCTGTCAGGCAACAAAGAACTATACATAGAACCCATAATTTCGTGACAAgtgactagagagagagagagagctatagcTCTAacttctctctgtgagtgtgtgagtgtctgtgtgtgtgtgtgtgtgtgtgtgtgaaggttttAAGGAGTGAATGATGCTTTAAGTGATAAATACAGCCAGACCTTTCAGAGCCTGTCTCAGCTGAGCTAGTGCAGTGGGAGAGAGGCCAGTGAgtggagatagggagagatgcTTTTCAGTGGTTGTCTGTTAGACTTCCTTTTCTGTATGCTCATATATATTTGTAACAGCCTGGCACGTGCGTCCACACCAAAGGGAAGGCAAGCAACAACATTAGTTTAACGTTGAAAAGaacaaaagtatttttatactttttaataAATATTTCGTATTTATTAAGAAAGAAACACACGGACATtacaaaaacaagaacacagTGCCTAACGGAAAAAGGATGCATATGTTGGCAGGGGATGTATGGATGTCGGCATATCAAATGTAGTGGAGTTTGTgcaagtgttttgtgtgtgtgtatgagaagaatctgaaggatctgaaGGATCAAtctgtggagatggagagatggagaactgGAGCTGTTACAAAGACCCCACCCCACATAAACCCCACCCTACAAAGACCCCACCCTACATAGACCCCACCCTacaaaggcatttttttttaaggagaCCAGCAGGTATAGGCAATGAACTAAGCATGGCCCCAGTGCTGCCTACAgtccacacacagctgctgcatgGACTAGGAGGGGTGCAGTCGGTCGTAACAGTATTCCACAGCCTTATACTCAGTGTCACTCTcggtctccctctcacactctcacacacacacacacaccactacttaTAGCTAACAGAAGTACACCCTGTCACCTAAtaccagagaaagaaaaaactcccCTCCATGCTTGGAGACagctcacaaaaaaacaaaacaacagcgaGCAGCTGAAGGTGTTTCTCTGTGACGACGGCAGCTCTGACTGCTTTTTATCTAACCATCAGGATGCGTCTCCCAGCGCTGGTCATATGACCTAAGCACAGAGTCCTATTGTTCTAAGCCAACATGAGGGCCTGGTGCTTCCGCTCAGTGGCAGTCCCAGTGATCTTTGGTAGCAGTCATTAGCTGTGTTGATGTGGCTGATGTAAACACATATAGCTAttgttgtaaaatgtgtctgaTCGCAGACCCATGACTAAATGAAGAGTTTTCACATCTTTGCACACAAAGAAAATAGTTCCCCAGCTGATTGCATGGGAGTTTTTCCCCAAGTCATACAACTATACTTAGGTGCTGCTATACAAGCTCAGGGCCTGCAGGCTAGTTGTGCTAATGGCCATGCATAACAATACTGTATTTAATAAGATTTAATGAGAAGAAGTAAAAGCAGAGTCAAGCTGTACCGTcactatgtctatgtgtgtgtgtgtgtgtgtgtgtgtgtacatcaaacATTTCACTGACATTTCAACTCAGTCAGCTAaaggagtttgtgtttgtgtgtttttgcatgatAGATGCAACAGATAACTCTGTTTAGCACACATCACCATATCCACAGGACACAGCATGCTGTTGTTTACCAGAAGTATTTGCATCATAGTTTTCTGACCCTGCATAAACGACTCAGCACTACTGGCTGAGAACAGGCATTTAATCACAttaggagaaagagatggtCTTAACTTTACCCAATTAGCACGGAGAGAAACCCCAGCACGTTGTGAACAAACTCAGATTGAGGTGCACCTAACACACccgcagagagagacataccaTTGTATTAAACTGATCCTTAGTCCAGTATGCACCCACAGGCTACAGACACAACTGAAGTGTCTGGTCTCTCAGAATTTGGACACCACAACGGACATATGCTCACCTGCTAGTTAACTGGcaacctgttttttttgttgtatttttttttttaaacaactggTGGTAGCCGACTAGTGGTAAACCAAGTGGTAGACCtgtccacacacgcacaatcagcAGCAGAGTCTAGGGAAATTCCACTGGAGGAAAACACAGCTCTGTTGACACTGGGTTTCAACTTGctactgcatcacacacacacacacacacacacacacacacacacatcacagccatGCTTATTGAGCCATTTTAGTCTGGTGTATTATGATAACAGTGaatgagagcgagaaagagaaagaaagagagacacacggaGAAAGATAccaagaggcagacagacagagaaagagaggggggagagagagagctctcatGATAGTAGTTAGATGAGATTCATCAACGATGGTGTGTAAGTATGAGTGTATGACTGACAGTccacagcagagaggaagagaaaagagagaagaggccaATGGGTGGTAGGGGTGACAGAGTCCAACTTCCAGGGAACTCTGTAATGGAGTGGAAGTCCTTCAACTCCAGACAGCAGGGAGAATTAAGCTACGAACAAACAGTGATGGAGCGTTGTCATGAAGTGAGTGACACATGACAGATACCCCTGCCCACAGGGCGCCTCAGGCAGGGCATATATAGCCTTTGCACGGCCCTCTCCAGCTGATTCCTCTCATCCAGTAAGAGCACAGTGGTGGCTTTCATGGTTATTAAAGAGGgaactgttagtgtgtgtgtgtgtgtgtgtgtgtgtgtgtgtgtgtgtgtgtgtgtgtgtgtgtgtgtgtgtgtctgtgtgtgtgtctgtgtggagggggcACGAGTCCACCCCTACCTGCATGGCAATGTTTAGTACAGTTTCACCTTTACCTGCCAAGACCAAGGGGAAGTTCCTTCATCAATACTGCCAATCCTGCCGCCACTTGTGGGAGTGAAGAGGTAAACACCTCCAGCAGgcatcacacagaaacaaagggATGCATAGTAGTCACCCAATCTAAACTAATCTGGTGCATTCCTAGACTCGAGTAATCCCACCAGGGTTGGCAGAGTAGGCATGGCAAACCATGGCACTCCGTTAGCGACTCTAATCAAGGTTAGCCTGGTCACATCTATCTTACTGAGCAGGACAGATGCTGGTGGGGACTCTCACTGTTGCAATGGTTGCAGGATTGGACTTTTATGTTTGCACATTTTACatactttgttttgttttgttttattttgagtcTGGTTTactggtgatggtgatgagggACAGGTATTGGGCATATGAAATAATGTATTACTACTAGATGAGATGTCATTGTGCTACTGACAGGCACAACTGTTGCGTCAACTCACCACTTAACCCGAGTCAATCTCAACAGCAGTCATTTAGGGCCAAGCCATTATTCAGGTACGTTTTGACAGCCACCCACAGGTCTGGTTTCCATATGATGGGCATGCCATACCTGCTTTCTAAAACAACCTTCATACCAAACTCCAAATAGCGCTCTGCATGTTTTTTTATCTGAGCTGTTTTGTTTAGCCAACGTTTCCTTACCTCCGAACAGATGAGGCGAGAGGTGTGCCGGTAGAGATCCGATCAACAACCGGGGACCTCCGTGAACCGCGCCTGACCTGTCGCTGTCTCCGCCGCTCTCCTCCGGAGTACTGCTGCCAGATTCATGCGAGCTGTACGCCCTGCTGCTGGGTATGTTGATGCCAGACTGAGGTCTGGTCCCCGACCCGCCTCCGCTGCCCCCGACAGAGCGCGTGCGGGAGCCAATGTGGTGAGACGAGGCGGCAGTGGCACCTGAGGCTCCGTGAGCCGTGCCGCCGTACGCGTACCTCATACCCATGGCTGCAGTCCGGCTGTTTCCGTTACTAGTTGATGTGCTTGATGGCAGATCCGATCCCGAGTAAGCCCTCATCCGTCCGTTGGCGGCAGGGCTGCTCTGTTTGGCTCCCATGCCGACTGCTGTCAAGCCAACTCTTCCACGGAtttactttttaattattaaagGGCTCAACCGGTGAGGCGGCTGGGAAAGAGTTGTGCTAAGAAATAACACTTTCGAGGGAAATTTGACTTGTGACAAAgtatcaacaacaacagcatagAAAAAAACCACGAGTCCCAATGACACTGGCAACGCCAAGAAGACAAGCACAAAATTAAAACAAACTGACAGCTACAAAGTATCAGGTCCAAATGGATTCGACACAGatagaaacaaagaaaatgatGCACGAAAAACTTTGCTTTTCTAAACGAATTCAAAAGCTCCGTAAGATTTCTGTGCGTGCTAGTTGTTGCTGCCTTCCAGCTGGTGGAGCTTCACTCGTCTCCCTTCTTGTTTTGGCTTCATGTGCTTTGGCTGTTGTTTTCTAACTAACGTCCGCTCCGCCATACCGCCTCTTTACCCCGTGAAAGTGGAGAGCCTCGCTCCCCACGCTTCTCTCTCAGCCGACGACTGACACAGAAACTGCTCAAATGGAGGAAGTACAAGTGGGTAAAGGGGAGGACAGTTGCAAAAATTGCCCTGACCACCGACAGGAGACGTGCAGCGCTGCCGCGTTGCCTAGCTAGGGACTCGGGGGCGGACCAATTTCGTTGTGCGTCTGGTGACGTCAGCACGGGGAAGGCACGGACGAGGCGGCATGAACTGCCATAACAACACGCCTATGGGCGCACTGAGCGGTAAGACCATGCGGACGGATTCTGACAGTTCGGCGAGAATGTAACACGAGAGTTCTGGATGGTATGGTGTGTCGTTTGTCAGGCAATGCAGCACTCAGAAAACAAGTGTTTCAGCTGTTTCATTCaacagggtgtttgtgtgtatgtaacattaaaatgtgcaaagtgtgtctgtatacatgtatgtatctgGACATTAGACCATCAGTGCATTCATTTGAACATTCACATCCttgcaaatctctctctctctctctctgtgtgtgtgtgtgtatgtgtgcgtgtgtgtgtgtgtgtgtgtgtgtgtgtgcgtgc
The DNA window shown above is from Clupea harengus chromosome 11, Ch_v2.0.2, whole genome shotgun sequence and carries:
- the znrf2b gene encoding E3 ubiquitin-protein ligase znrf2 isoform X1, whose product is MGAKQSSPAANGRMRAYSGSDLPSSTSTSNGNSRTAAMGMRYAYGGTAHGASGATAASSHHIGSRTRSVGGSGGGSGTRPQSGINIPSSRAYSSHESGSSTPEESGGDSDRSGAVHGGPRLLIGSLPAHLSPHLFGGFKCPVCSKFVSSDEMDLHLVMCLTKPRVTYNGKDVCFRLWLCDLSFFLTLFHYASHTHQCYQANFKMLGCSWGCAVHQALCWFVTAVFYSIP
- the znrf2b gene encoding E3 ubiquitin-protein ligase znrf2 isoform X2, whose amino-acid sequence is MGAKQSSPAANGRMRAYSGSDLPSSTSTSNGNSRTAAMGMRYAYGGTAHGASGATAASSHHIGSRTRSVGGSGGGSGTRPQSGINIPSSRAYSSHESGSSTPEESGGDSDRSGAVHGGPRLLIGSLPAHLSPHLFGGFKCPVCSKFVSSDEMDLHLVMCLTKPRVTYNEDVLSKDAGECAICLEELVQGDTIARLPCLCIYHKGCIDEWFEVNRSCPEHPSD